The following nucleotide sequence is from Paenibacillus andongensis.
GGTCAAGATTATCACTTTATCTCTCCGGCCGAGTTTGTTAAAGCACAAGCTGCTGGTGAATTCATTGAGGTTAGTACAGTTAATGACCATTTGTATGGCATCAAAAGTGCAGATATTGAACACATGTTCGAAATTAGCGGAAGCATTTATTTAATTTTGAACCGCTTTGGCGCCGAAACCCTCAAAAAGATTTACGGAGATCACGTAGTCCTTATCTTCATTCATGCCGGTCGGGATAAACTTGAACAACGGATGAAAGAAAGCGGAGATTCCGAGGAAATGATTTCGAAGTATCTTTCTTATTATGAAGAAGAATTAGCTTTCCGTGACCAATGTGATCATGTATTTGAGAATGTTGATTTAGCGCACACCGTGTTTGATTTGACGAAAACGTTGGATCAGTACTTAAATCGCAATTTAGTTGATTTAGATTAAACGGCAGTGAATGCCTATAACAGGCCTGGACGGAACTTCGTCCGGGTCTTTTCACGTAACAATTAGCGGCTGCGATGCCTTCATTAAGGAGTTGTCCACTTTGAAAATTATATCTATTGAACCTACACCTAGCCCGAATTCAATGAAGCTCAATATGGATGAGTCGCTACCTACTGGTGTACGAAAAACCTATACAAAAGAAAACAGCAAGCAAGCACCTGAAAATATGGGGCAATTGCTGGCTGTTCAAGGCGTGATTAGTGTGTTCCATGCAGCGGACTTCATTGCCGTAGACCGCACCTCTAAGGGGGACTGGCAGTTCATTCTGGCCAGAGCCCGTGAGATTTTTGGCGAAGCGCAGCCATCTGCCGACGGAGGCCTGCCGACGGAACAGCAGCCAACAGCTGAAGCCGCATTCGGTGAGGCACAAGTCCTCGTGCAGATGTTTCGTGGCATTCCGCTCCAGGTGAGGGTTCGCGCCGGCACAGAGGAAGTGCGCGTAGGAATGCCGCAGCGCTTCACTGAGGCGGCCGTTCGCGCAGGTACGGCATCGCCGAACCTGATTAAGGAGCGGAAGCTCGAGGAGCTCGGCGTACGCTACGGCGAGCTCGGGGACATCGCGGGCGAAGTCGTCCAGGAGCTCGACGCTTCTTACGACGACGCCCGCGTCGAAAGCTTGGTCTCCCTCGCGATGCGGGAGACCTCGG
It contains:
- a CDS encoding conserved virulence factor C family protein — its product is MKIISIEPTPSPNSMKLNMDESLPTGVRKTYTKENSKQAPENMGQLLAVQGVISVFHAADFIAVDRTSKGDWQFILARAREIFGEAQPSADGGLPTEQQPTAEAAFGEAQVLVQMFRGIPLQVRVRAGTEEVRVGMPQRFTEAAVRAGTASPNLIKERKLEELGVRYGELGDIAGEVVQELDASYDDARVESLVSLAMRETSEEAPAEESAEVEDASAASAQLRHSDWKLRYAALQKIQPSLETLPLLVHALQDENTSIRRLATVYLGDIKEPEVLPFLYRALEDDTPSVRRTAGDTLSDLGDPAAMPAMAKALKDRNKLVRWRAARFLYEVGDNTVLSALHEAVDDPEFEVRMQVKIALERIEGGHAAEGSVWQQMTRRNE
- a CDS encoding guanylate kinase, coding for MYALKDKEMIFVFTGPHGAGRKTVAEMSGSTLGMKQVISYTTRPPKATEEDGQDYHFISPAEFVKAQAAGEFIEVSTVNDHLYGIKSADIEHMFEISGSIYLILNRFGAETLKKIYGDHVVLIFIHAGRDKLEQRMKESGDSEEMISKYLSYYEEELAFRDQCDHVFENVDLAHTVFDLTKTLDQYLNRNLVDLD